In Lachnospiraceae bacterium, the DNA window TTGCGGCGGTCTATAAAAATGAAGTATTGTCGCATTTATTGCAGATTGGAGCTATCACAAGAGCAACCGCAAATAAAATTGCAGAAAGTCTTTACTTGAATAACTCCTGTAATTTACAGCAGGCCATTGCAGAGTATATGGATAGTTCTGTCAGTTTTTATGACGCAGGTACAGAAATTTTCTATCATGGGTTGATGCTTGGATTGCTTGCGTTATTGGACACCCAATACAGAATAAAGTCTAACAGGGAATCTGGGGATGGTAGGTATGATATTAGCTTGATTCCAAGAGAAAAAGGATATCCAGGAATTATTATGGAACTGAAATGGAAGAAAAATTTAACGGAAAAAGAACTTGCAGGTCTTGCCGTGACAGCATTGAACCAGATTAATGAAATGAGATATGATGCAGAAATGCGTGAATACGGGATTCAGAAGATACTAAAATTTGGAGTTGCTTTTTCTGGTAAGAGAGTTAAGGTAGAAACAATATAGAGCTTAGAATCCTGCACGGATTTTAAGAAGATGTGATGTGAAAAATATAAAAAGGGGTAAAGATTATGAAGATTAACAGGGAAAAGGTAGAACAGCTGGTAAGGACGATGAAACCATTATTTACAGACAGCAGCCGGGCTTCTCAGATTAAGACAAAAGGGGCCTGCGATTATGTGACACAGGTGGATATCCAGGTACAGAAGCTGATAAAAGAGGGGCTGTATCAGATGTATCCTCAGGTACAGTTTATGGGGGAAGAGCAGGACAATACTGCCATTGACCGGAAAGGTGATTTCTGGATCCTGGATCCTGTAGATGGCACTACCAACCTGATCCACGATTTCCGTCACAGTACATTGTCACTGGCTTATGCAGAGGCAGGAACGGTAGAACTTGGAATCGTATATCAGCCCTATACAGACGAAATGTTTGTGGCAGTAAAAGGAAAAGGCGCCTTTTTAAATGGGAAACCGATCCATGTAAGTGAAGCAAAAACACTGTCAGAAAGTCTGGTCACCATTGGAACCAGTCCTTATTATCATGAACTGGCAGACTGGATTTTTAAGGTATTTAAAGAAGTATTTTTATCTTGTCAGGATATCCGCCATTTAGGCTCCGCAGCTCTTGACATGGCATATGTAGCCTGTGGGAGAGTGGATGCGTTCTTTGAGGCAATCTTACAGCCCTGGGATTTTGCGGCGGCGAAACTTTTGATTGAGGAAGCCGGGGGAAAAGTAACGGATTTTGCAGGAAAGGAACTGCCTGTGGGAATGCCGGGGGCTGTTCTGGCAGGTAATGGGAAGACAAATGAGGAATTGCTCAGGATATTAAGTGAAAAGTGAAGAGGGCAATAGAACAGGGAAAACAGGTACTGATCGGATGATGGTCAGTATCTGTTTTTGTATTTTCAGGATTGGTTCTGATATTTGTACAGCCCATGGTTCCTTTTAAGAGTTAAGGTAGAGATAGTTACAGTTCAACTGCAACTTAAGATTTTAAAGAATTTCGATTATGTATTGACTATTGTCATATGTTGTTATATAATGTATTCAGATATTATAAAAGAACAAAATTCAGGAGGATACCAATTATGACAATCAAAGAGATCGTTGCTTCCATCAAGGCAAAACAGCCAGAAATCAAGACCGTATACTTTGTAGGCTGCGGCGCTTCACAGTCTGATCTGTTCCCTGCAAAATATTTCCTGGAGAACAACGCTAAGAAGCTTCGTACAAGTATCTATACTGCAAATAACTTTAATTACTCTACTCCAGCTGGTGTAGATGATACAGCTATCGTTATCACCTGCTCCTTAAGCGGAAATACACCTGAGACTGTAGCAGCTACCAAGCTGGCTGTTGAAAAAGGTGCTCATGTAGTAGCTGTAACTCATAAGGCAGATTCAGCTCTGGCTCAGAATGGTCAGTACCAGATCATCCATGGCTTCCATGAGAGCTATGGTGCAAAGATGGAAAAGCCTGCAAGAGTTCTGGAACTGGCTTGCGAGATTTTAAATGAGTACGAAGGCTATGAGCATTATGATGATATGCAGGATGGTTTAAGCAAGATCTTTGATCTGATCAATGATTCCTGCAAGCTGTTCCGTTCTACTGCTAAGAAGTTCGCTGAGGATCATTACAATGCACCAATCCTGTATGTAATGAGTTCCGGCGCTACTCAGTACACCGCTTATTCCTTCTCCATGTTCTTAATGATGGAAATGCAGTGGCTGCCATCCAGCACCTTCCATACCGGCGAGTTCTTCCATGGTCCATTCGAGATGGCTGATGAGAACGCTCACTACCTGTTAATGATGAACGATGGTCCTACCCGTCATCTGGATGCAAGAGCACTGACCTTCTTACAGCGTATGAACGCTAAGTACACTGTAGTTGATGCTAAGGACTTCGGTTTAAGCTCCCATATCAAGAGCACAGTTGTTGAATACTTCAACCCACTGATGATCGGTGGCGTTACCAGACTGTTAGGTGAGGAAATGGCTATCAAGCGTGATCATCCTCTGACAATGAGAAGATATATGTGGAAGCTGGAATACTAATTTCCTGTATACTCTCCAAAGAATATGATAAATAAGAAATGCCCCGAAAGTATCACTTCCGGGGCATTTAATGCGTTAGGAGACATTTTACGGAAACACAGGATCATTTAGCAGATCACATCCTAAAACCGGTCTGCGGCGCTCGTAGGCAGTTACATGGTCGAATCCGGCCTGGATCAGAAGCTTTGCGGCTTCTTCAAAGTCAGCAGCTACATCGGCTGGCCTGTGGGAGTCAGAACCTACAGTGACGATCTCGCCTCCAAGCTCCTTATATCGTTTTAATGTACGAAGTCCCGGCATTGGTTCACCGGCGCCCTGGCGGATGCCGGATGTATTGACTTCGATGCCTTTTCCGCGGGAGATCACATTTTTAAGGATCTGGTCAATATAGCTTTCGTATCTTTCATATTCTACCGGGAAGCCGCAGCGTACCAGATGGCGTTTGATCAGATCGATATGGCCCAGACAGTCATATTCGCCGTAGGCGGAGAGTTCAATAAGGTGGCGGTAGTAGCTTTCTGTGATCTGGGGAACTGTAACGTCTGTGTAGTCCATTTTGCTGACATCTACATTTTCAATCTTATGGACAGAGCCAATGAGATAATCGAAAGGATAGTTCCTGATGATGTTAAAAGCCTCTTCACGGGCTAAATGGAGCTGTCCGAACTCCATACCGCTTTTAATGGTCAGGCGGCCTGCAAAGCGATTTATGCAGCGTTCTAAGTTGTCCCAGTACAGCTTTAAGTATTCTTCATGGAAAAACTGTCTGTGGATGCCGTGGGCATAGAATTCGTAGTGGTCTGTAAGAGCTATTTCTGTAAGGCCTTTGTCGATAGCTGCCTGACACATGTTCTCCATGGGGACTTTTGCGTCAGGTGAGACACTGTGCATATGGTAATCAGCGGTAAGCATATATCATTCCTCCTGTTGTTATGATGTTGGGGACAAAAAGTATTTTGTCTTTGGTATCTAACATATTAAAAAGACTGCTTTTTTGGTTCGGTACAGTCTGACCGGAAAAGCAGTCTTTTTGATATCATAATGAAAATTGAAGAAATCAGCCTTTTACTGCTCCGGATGTAAGTCCGCGTACAAACTGTTTAGACATGCAAAGGAACAGGAGTACCATTGGTAAAGAGGCGATCAGGATACCGGCTAACATTACAACGTAGTCGGATTTTAAGTCACCCTGGAAGGTCATCAGACCTAACGGGATGGTCATTAATTTTTTATTCTCAAGGAATACGTTTGCAAATAAGAATTCATTCCATACATTGTTTAAGTTTACAATGGCACAGGAAGCCATAACCGGCTTACTGATAGGAAGGATGATCTGTGTAAAGCGCTGGAAGCTGTTACATCCGTCTACGATCGCTGCTTCTTCTAATTCCTTTGGAATGGAGATGAAGTAAGCTCGCATTAAAAACATGGTAAATGGGATACGGAATGCTATGTACGGAAGAATCAGTGCTGCACGGGTATTGTAAAGCTTTAATGCCTGTAAGATCTTGTACAGAGGTACTAAAGCAACCTGCTCGGAAAGGGCCATACCGCCTAAAATAAGGAAGAATACGAAACCGCTTCCGGGAAGGGAAAAACGGGTCAGTCCATATGCCAGCATAGAGCTTAAAAGCAGGATGCACAGAATGGAAATAGCACTGACGATAATGGAGTTCTTAAAGTAGAAGAGAAGTCCTTTGCCCCATGCAGTTGCGTAGTTGACAAACATCCATTTTTTTGGAAGAGCCAGGGAGTTTAAGAACATTTCCTGGTTTGTCTTTAAGGAGTTTAACACCAGCCAGCATACAGGAAGCAGGATGATAGCTACCATTAACAGAAGAAATACATGGAGCAGTACGGAACAAATCCGGGTTTTTAATACATATTTGTCTTTCATACCAAAACCTCCTTATATCTCTCCGGAACGGCTCACCTTCAGCTGGAAGATAGAGGCGGTTACGGTAATGACAAAAATAAGAACACCAGTTGCAGCAGCCATACCCATATCATCATGTAAGAATGCGTTCTGATACAGGAATAAGCCAAGTACCTGGGAAGCATTTCCAGGACCACCGACAGTGGTGGAGTAAACCTCGGTAAACAGCTTGAATGCACCGATCACAGTGATAATGGAGCAGACAATCAGCTGTTCCTTTGCAAGGGGAAGGATAATGCTTACTGCGCGGCGGATGGGACCTGCGCCGTCAATAACAGCAGCTTCAATGTAGTCTCTGGACACGTTCTGGAAAGCAACTACCATTAACAGGGTAATGTAACCGGTGAACTGCCACTGGCTCATTGCGATGATACAGAAGATAGCCAGGTTTTTATCACCTAACCAGGTCTGCTGCATGCTTGCAAGTCCGATGTGCTTTAAAAATGTGTTTAAAAGACCAAGCTGCGGGTTGTAGATAAAGTTAAACATCATACCAACGGCAGTCAGGGAAACCAGTGCCGGAAGGAAATAGATGTTTCTGCAAATCGATTTAAAGCGGTCACTGGCAAGTCTGCTCTCTAACAGGAAAGCCAGGAATGTTCCAAATCCAACCTGCACGATCAGGGAGATCACGCAGTAATACACATTGTTCCGGATCATGATAGGGAATGTATCATTTGTAAATAATCTGCGGAAATTGTCAAGTCCTACAAACTTCATGGAAGAAGAGTAGGAAGAAAGACGGAAAAAGCTGTATACAAGGTTAACGATAATAGGGATATAAACAAAGCCAAGGACCATTAAAAGGCCGGGGATCACATATAAATACGGTGTGAGTTTTGTTTTCTTTTTCATCCTGACACCATCCTTTTCTTTAAAGATAGGGAGCAGATGCTGCTCCCTATCGTGGATTTCTTATAAAACTTTAACGAAAACTATTCAACCAGTTTCTGGGCTTCAGCAGCTACCTTCTGGATCTTAGCCATTGCGTCAGTTGGGGTTACGTCACCATTTGTGATGTCGGAGATCTGGGTCAGATACTCGTCGCAAACTGTGGAGTACAGAGCGTTATCAAACCAGATGTCCATCTTCTTAGCGTTGGAGATTACATCGTAAGCACTCTTTAAGGACTCATCGGTTAAAGTCTTGTCCAGACCAAGGGAAGCGTTGAACCAGCCAACCTGCTCAGCCTGCTGTGCACCAACTTCAGCACCAAGGAACCATTTTAAGAACTCTACGCACTCATCTGGGTACTTGGTCTTAGAGGAGATCGCAAATCCTTCAGGAGCGCCGGATACCAGATTTGGATTACCCTTAGCACCTTCAATGGTTGGGAACTTGAACATTCCCCAGTTCAGATCTGGGTTTTCCTGCTTAACATTGGTGATCTCAACTAACTCTGCAAAGAGGATAGCGTTCTGTCCCTGAGTAAAGCCTAAACGGGCCATATCATGGGTCATACCATTTACACCTGTGTTCATGTAGGATACTAACTGCTGGTATTTTTCAAGAGCTTCTGCATATCCTGGATCGGTAAATTCACCGGTCTTAGGATTGTAATCCTTTGCTCTGGTCTCATCATCTACTAACTGCTCATTTAATGCACCGATGTAGTGAGCAGATGGCCACTTGTCCTGATTTCCCTCTGCGATAGGATCCATACCGGATGCTTTGATCTTGTCAAGAACATCGATGAACTGATCCCATGTCTCAGGAACTTCCAGTCCTAACTCGTTGAAGATATCTTTGTTGTAGAAGAATTCTTTTGCATCCAGACGGAATGGGATACCATAAACCATGCCATCTGCCGTCGTGTATTCATTCATCTGTGTTTCCATCAGAGAAGCTTTCCAGTCAGGATCTGCTTCCATATATGGAGTTAAGTCTAATAACAGGCCTTCACGGATAAATCTCTCAGAGAACTCACCGCAGAAGCTGAAGAAGATATCTGGGCACTCATCGGAACCAACTACGACTTTGATCTTCTCTTTGTATGGCTGGTTCTGTGCGCTGGTCACTTCAAACTTGATATCTGGATGAAGGGATTCGTACTCAGCAAGTTTGCTTTCAATGAAGCTGTTGCATGGATCATCAGGGAAACGATGGAACAGTTTGATGACTTTTACGTCACCGCTGTTTCCGGAATCAGCAGCTGCTTCTGTTTTGCTTTCTCCACTGCCTGCTGCGGCTGTGGTGCTGTCAGAAGAGGAACTGCCGCCTCCGCATGCGGTAAGGCCCAGTGCCATTACTGCTGCAAGTCCAAGGCTTACGGTCTTTTTCAGTTGTTTTTTCATAATGATCTCCTTTCGGTCCTCAGTTTCCGGTGTCTCTGTTGTATTGATACAACACATAACACCTTAGTACAAAGCATACCACATTGTTATATGACTTGCAACTGTTTTTTTAATGTTTTTGTAACTTTTGTTGATAAAGTTTTAACTAACCGGTACTTTTTTGAGAAAAAATGACGACGTTTCTTAAGAAAATAAAATTATTTCATAAAAAACGCCGTTGTTTTTAAAGTTCCTCTTTATAGTTGTATTGTCTCACCTGAAGAATATTAGGTATAGCATTTTGTACTATGAACTTACGTAACAATCGTAAGACGGTATCTCTGGGGGTTGGTAAGCAGCTTGCTGTAATGCAGCACTTCATTATCCTGATCGAAAACCTCATCCTTTTGCAGCAGGAGGGCATGTTTTTCCGGAACCCCCAGACGCTGTGCTTCTTCCGGTGTGGCATAGCAGATCTCCACTGTTTTAACAGAATGGGTTGGAATCAGTCCGTGGTTATGGAAAAACTCATAGGTAGAACCTAAAAGATTTTCCTTTAACAGAAATTCCATCCGCTTTGGATAGTAACTGTCCTCGATCATCACCGGTACATCGTCATTTTTACGCAGACGGACTATACGCAGCACTTTTTCGTTTTCATCT includes these proteins:
- a CDS encoding inositol monophosphatase, with the translated sequence MKINREKVEQLVRTMKPLFTDSSRASQIKTKGACDYVTQVDIQVQKLIKEGLYQMYPQVQFMGEEQDNTAIDRKGDFWILDPVDGTTNLIHDFRHSTLSLAYAEAGTVELGIVYQPYTDEMFVAVKGKGAFLNGKPIHVSEAKTLSESLVTIGTSPYYHELADWIFKVFKEVFLSCQDIRHLGSAALDMAYVACGRVDAFFEAILQPWDFAAAKLLIEEAGGKVTDFAGKELPVGMPGAVLAGNGKTNEELLRILSEK
- a CDS encoding SIS domain-containing protein produces the protein MTIKEIVASIKAKQPEIKTVYFVGCGASQSDLFPAKYFLENNAKKLRTSIYTANNFNYSTPAGVDDTAIVITCSLSGNTPETVAATKLAVEKGAHVVAVTHKADSALAQNGQYQIIHGFHESYGAKMEKPARVLELACEILNEYEGYEHYDDMQDGLSKIFDLINDSCKLFRSTAKKFAEDHYNAPILYVMSSGATQYTAYSFSMFLMMEMQWLPSSTFHTGEFFHGPFEMADENAHYLLMMNDGPTRHLDARALTFLQRMNAKYTVVDAKDFGLSSHIKSTVVEYFNPLMIGGVTRLLGEEMAIKRDHPLTMRRYMWKLEY
- a CDS encoding histidinol-phosphatase HisJ family protein; this encodes MLTADYHMHSVSPDAKVPMENMCQAAIDKGLTEIALTDHYEFYAHGIHRQFFHEEYLKLYWDNLERCINRFAGRLTIKSGMEFGQLHLAREEAFNIIRNYPFDYLIGSVHKIENVDVSKMDYTDVTVPQITESYYRHLIELSAYGEYDCLGHIDLIKRHLVRCGFPVEYERYESYIDQILKNVISRGKGIEVNTSGIRQGAGEPMPGLRTLKRYKELGGEIVTVGSDSHRPADVAADFEEAAKLLIQAGFDHVTAYERRRPVLGCDLLNDPVFP
- a CDS encoding carbohydrate ABC transporter permease, with translation MKDKYVLKTRICSVLLHVFLLLMVAIILLPVCWLVLNSLKTNQEMFLNSLALPKKWMFVNYATAWGKGLLFYFKNSIIVSAISILCILLLSSMLAYGLTRFSLPGSGFVFFLILGGMALSEQVALVPLYKILQALKLYNTRAALILPYIAFRIPFTMFLMRAYFISIPKELEEAAIVDGCNSFQRFTQIILPISKPVMASCAIVNLNNVWNEFLFANVFLENKKLMTIPLGLMTFQGDLKSDYVVMLAGILIASLPMVLLFLCMSKQFVRGLTSGAVKG
- a CDS encoding sugar ABC transporter permease, with amino-acid sequence MKKKTKLTPYLYVIPGLLMVLGFVYIPIIVNLVYSFFRLSSYSSSMKFVGLDNFRRLFTNDTFPIMIRNNVYYCVISLIVQVGFGTFLAFLLESRLASDRFKSICRNIYFLPALVSLTAVGMMFNFIYNPQLGLLNTFLKHIGLASMQQTWLGDKNLAIFCIIAMSQWQFTGYITLLMVVAFQNVSRDYIEAAVIDGAGPIRRAVSIILPLAKEQLIVCSIITVIGAFKLFTEVYSTTVGGPGNASQVLGLFLYQNAFLHDDMGMAAATGVLIFVITVTASIFQLKVSRSGEI
- a CDS encoding extracellular solute-binding protein — encoded protein: MKKQLKKTVSLGLAAVMALGLTACGGGSSSSDSTTAAAGSGESKTEAAADSGNSGDVKVIKLFHRFPDDPCNSFIESKLAEYESLHPDIKFEVTSAQNQPYKEKIKVVVGSDECPDIFFSFCGEFSERFIREGLLLDLTPYMEADPDWKASLMETQMNEYTTADGMVYGIPFRLDAKEFFYNKDIFNELGLEVPETWDQFIDVLDKIKASGMDPIAEGNQDKWPSAHYIGALNEQLVDDETRAKDYNPKTGEFTDPGYAEALEKYQQLVSYMNTGVNGMTHDMARLGFTQGQNAILFAELVEITNVKQENPDLNWGMFKFPTIEGAKGNPNLVSGAPEGFAISSKTKYPDECVEFLKWFLGAEVGAQQAEQVGWFNASLGLDKTLTDESLKSAYDVISNAKKMDIWFDNALYSTVCDEYLTQISDITNGDVTPTDAMAKIQKVAAEAQKLVE